A window of the Aspergillus flavus chromosome 6, complete sequence genome harbors these coding sequences:
- a CDS encoding putative NADH-ubiquinone oxidoreductase 9.5 kDa subunit (NADH-ubiquinone oxidoreductase subunit): protein MTTPQFWSTPLRYLRWASHEKPAIFYSLVVGAMGPVMLVTLPPIRRAFGDVDPEPIPLTYPIPQGPRVIPQGYDDE from the exons ATGACTACCCCTCAATTCTGGTCGACGCCTCTCCGCTACCTTCGCTGGGCCTCTCATGAAAAGCCCGCTATCTTCTACTCGCTTGTCGTTGGTGCCATGGGCCCCGTCATGCTGGTGACTCTTCCCCCGATCAGACGGGCCTTCGGCGACGTTGACCCGGAACCCATTCCCCTCACATATCCCA TTCCCCAGGGACCCCGGGTTATCCCGCAGGGCTACGATGACGAGTAA